Proteins encoded within one genomic window of Candidatus Nezhaarchaeota archaeon:
- the sepS gene encoding O-phosphoserine--tRNA ligase — protein MVKLPIKEILAKSKENFEEAWSTYGKLVQGKRLKPKDILSYGVGKPHPVFETCQRLRQIFLNLGFEEVVNPLIVEDEEVKKQYGPEAVAILDRCYYLAVLPRPDIGLSKEKVERLRSYVADLTSDKIQRLQSVLHSYKKGHIAGDDLVEELSKALNVEDTVATKILWEIFPEFKELKPEPTKLTLRSHMTTAWFLTVAALQHKRPRPIKLFSVDVRVRREQQEDESHLRVHRAASCVVVDEDVVAEDGLDITRAILESLGLREFKSVKKQVTAKYYAPETEHEVYVKFHDDWIEVANYGIYSPVALANYGIEYPVLNVGLGVERIAMILYGCKDVRELVYPQFYGKWTLSDYEIAKQISIHYKPTTQAGWQLAELIVKTIEQHADAPSPCEFNVYEGDFLGRHIKVYVYEKDPGVKLAGPAAFNEIVVYNGNILGLPPQSGSLSSPLIEEARLKGYSTGIRYVDAFAALAASRIEAACLSGVTEVDVRVGLVKLPSDINIEIGDVARAFITENRKTIDVRGPTFLAVRAKLS, from the coding sequence ATGGTTAAACTGCCCATAAAAGAGATCCTAGCAAAGTCCAAGGAGAACTTCGAGGAAGCTTGGAGTACTTATGGAAAGTTAGTGCAAGGTAAGCGTTTAAAGCCCAAGGACATCCTAAGTTACGGAGTTGGTAAGCCACATCCAGTGTTTGAAACGTGTCAAAGATTAAGGCAAATCTTCTTGAACCTAGGCTTTGAAGAGGTTGTAAACCCTCTCATAGTTGAGGATGAAGAGGTAAAGAAGCAATACGGACCCGAAGCGGTAGCAATACTTGACAGATGCTACTACTTAGCTGTTCTCCCTCGACCAGACATTGGATTAAGTAAAGAAAAAGTGGAAAGACTTAGAAGCTATGTTGCTGACTTAACTTCAGATAAAATTCAAAGACTTCAAAGCGTGCTTCACAGTTACAAGAAAGGCCACATAGCGGGCGACGATTTAGTAGAGGAACTAAGTAAAGCACTAAACGTTGAGGACACTGTAGCTACCAAGATATTGTGGGAGATATTCCCAGAGTTTAAGGAGCTTAAGCCTGAACCAACCAAGCTCACGTTGAGGTCGCACATGACAACTGCCTGGTTTCTTACAGTGGCAGCTCTACAACACAAGAGACCTAGGCCGATTAAGCTCTTCTCAGTTGATGTTAGGGTTCGAAGAGAACAACAAGAAGATGAATCCCACCTTAGAGTTCACAGAGCAGCTTCGTGTGTTGTAGTCGATGAAGATGTTGTAGCAGAGGATGGATTGGATATAACTCGAGCTATTCTCGAAAGTCTGGGTCTCAGGGAGTTCAAGAGCGTAAAGAAGCAGGTTACTGCAAAATATTATGCACCTGAAACGGAACACGAAGTCTACGTAAAGTTTCACGATGATTGGATCGAAGTGGCTAATTACGGGATTTACAGTCCAGTCGCTTTAGCAAATTATGGTATAGAGTATCCAGTCTTAAACGTAGGGTTGGGGGTCGAAAGAATAGCAATGATACTCTACGGCTGCAAAGACGTTAGGGAGCTTGTCTACCCCCAGTTTTACGGTAAGTGGACTTTAAGTGACTACGAGATAGCCAAGCAGATATCCATACATTACAAGCCGACAACTCAAGCTGGATGGCAATTGGCTGAGCTAATTGTTAAAACAATAGAGCAGCATGCCGATGCGCCAAGTCCATGCGAATTTAATGTTTATGAAGGTGATTTCCTAGGAAGGCACATTAAGGTCTACGTCTACGAGAAGGATCCTGGAGTTAAGCTAGCAGGTCCAGCTGCCTTTAATGAGATAGTGGTCTACAATGGCAACATCCTCGGCCTTCCTCCTCAATCAGGGTCGTTAAGTAGCCCGTTAATTGAAGAGGCTAGGCTAAAAGGCTATAGTACTGGGATAAGATATGTAGATGCTTTTGCGGCTCTAGCAGCATCGAGGATAGAGGCAGCTTGCCTAAGTGGTGTGACTGAGGTTGATGTTAGAGTAGGGCTTGTCAAGCTACCTAGTGACATAAACATAGAGATAGGCGATGTTGCTAGAGCATTTATAACTGAAAATAGGAAGACGATAGATGTGAGGGGGCCAACGTTTTTAGCTGTGAGAGCTAAACTTTCTTAG
- a CDS encoding endonuclease V has protein sequence MVYEVPVNFSFDLAERAQRLLALKVKTYDDFERPIKLVGGADVAWKGNIAIGCITVHEYPSLRLLEKSLSIVESSFPYIPTFLSFREIKPLMAALSKLPVKPTILFVNGQGIAHPRRLGLASHLGVVADTPTIGVTQKVLCGKVSNPLSGVGYVELIDYVDGREEVIGYLYRSNKRFRPICISVGHRVSLKTALELTMFCIRDGVKLPIPLHSAHKEATKEAAKIDLSRRSTG, from the coding sequence ATGGTTTATGAAGTGCCGGTCAACTTTTCATTTGATTTGGCCGAACGTGCTCAAAGACTCTTAGCCCTCAAGGTGAAGACTTACGACGACTTTGAAAGACCCATAAAACTTGTTGGAGGAGCTGATGTTGCTTGGAAGGGGAACATAGCAATTGGATGTATAACAGTGCACGAATACCCATCACTGCGCTTATTGGAGAAAAGCTTATCAATTGTTGAATCCTCCTTCCCATACATCCCGACCTTCCTATCCTTTAGAGAAATCAAGCCGTTAATGGCCGCATTATCAAAGCTACCGGTTAAGCCGACTATACTATTCGTCAATGGACAAGGAATAGCTCATCCGAGAAGGCTGGGCCTAGCTTCTCATCTAGGAGTTGTAGCTGATACCCCGACGATAGGCGTTACGCAAAAGGTGTTGTGTGGTAAGGTTAGCAACCCCTTGAGCGGAGTGGGCTACGTAGAGCTCATTGACTACGTCGATGGTCGCGAAGAGGTCATAGGCTACCTCTATAGGAGCAACAAACGCTTTAGACCCATCTGCATTAGCGTAGGGCATAGGGTAAGCCTCAAAACAGCTTTAGAATTAACGATGTTCTGCATTAGAGATGGGGTTAAGCTCCCCATTCCACTCCATTCAGCTCACAAAGAAGCAACTAAGGAGGCTGCGAAGATTGATCTCTCGAGACGAAGTACTGGATAA
- a CDS encoding DUF120 domain-containing protein, with amino-acid sequence MISRDEVLDNDWTIKLIDIDPMLWFTLLHLARLGALRKGVHVSTSELAKELGLSQQTASRRLLELEAKGYIKRSVGRRGQIVVMTEKGAQQLMAVYTILHMSLSNALKSIVLTGEVFTGLGEGAYYVSLEGYRSQIVEKLGFDPYPGTLNLRLKDPPDLYFREILSHKPGILIKGFSDGRRTYGSVKAFKAKIEGIDAAVLLIERTHYGRDTIEIIAPINLRQALKLKDGDKVSVEVQLI; translated from the coding sequence TTGATCTCTCGAGACGAAGTACTGGATAATGATTGGACCATTAAGCTGATAGACATAGATCCGATGCTCTGGTTCACTTTGCTGCACTTAGCTAGGTTAGGAGCCTTAAGGAAGGGAGTTCACGTGAGCACCTCAGAGTTAGCTAAAGAATTGGGCCTTTCTCAACAGACAGCGTCACGAAGATTACTAGAACTTGAAGCTAAAGGTTACATTAAGAGAAGTGTTGGTAGGCGAGGTCAAATCGTAGTGATGACGGAGAAAGGGGCTCAACAACTTATGGCTGTCTACACAATCCTACACATGTCATTGAGCAATGCTCTAAAAAGCATAGTTCTAACAGGCGAGGTCTTTACTGGGCTTGGTGAAGGAGCTTACTACGTGAGTCTCGAGGGCTATAGATCTCAAATAGTGGAGAAGTTAGGCTTTGACCCCTATCCTGGCACGCTAAACCTGAGACTAAAAGACCCCCCGGACCTGTACTTTAGGGAGATATTGAGTCACAAGCCGGGCATACTGATTAAGGGCTTTAGTGACGGGAGGAGGACTTACGGCTCGGTTAAAGCCTTCAAGGCCAAGATTGAGGGGATCGATGCCGCCGTCCTTCTTATAGAGAGGACACACTATGGACGCGATACCATCGAGATAATAGCCCCAATAAACCTCCGTCAAGCGTTAAAGTTAAAGGATGGAGATAAAGTCTCTGTTGAAGTTCAGTTAATATAA
- a CDS encoding site-2 protease family protein — translation MEQVVLWIAIFLSLWSLIAIIYKVLNLKKYGFLLKPFLLIARSKSLAKKLETVGSSKSRIWSYVSNLSLFVSGGLMFFAFYFLIISLINRIMTSQVGLYPVVPGVTIGWEAVPYFILAASITILVHETFHAITFGSEKVPTKSFGVFLIAILPGGFVEADEEAFKSSRPLSRMRIYASGSFSNFLVFLLGVLLTLATISPTPYGVLVLDTFEDSPAHRVLKSWDVILSINGHEVRGIRDLEEVLGSIKPGESVEVAVLRDREVMRFLITTAPHPRNVSRSYLGVMILPFDYHPPTIPWLSGEAYLHWILMLDWLKIVSLSVALINMLPIPLLDGSGFLRSLLESLLKDRKAVNVLMNFLGAFSLFLLLANIIPSIEIQLVP, via the coding sequence TTGGAGCAAGTAGTGCTATGGATCGCGATATTCTTAAGTCTATGGTCCCTTATAGCGATTATCTACAAGGTCTTAAACCTTAAGAAGTATGGCTTCCTCCTCAAACCATTCCTCCTCATAGCAAGATCGAAGAGTTTAGCTAAGAAACTTGAAACTGTGGGTTCTTCTAAGTCGAGAATTTGGAGCTACGTCTCAAACTTAAGCTTATTTGTCTCTGGTGGACTCATGTTCTTCGCCTTCTACTTCTTAATCATCAGTTTAATCAACAGGATTATGACTTCTCAAGTAGGTTTATACCCTGTCGTGCCTGGCGTTACAATAGGATGGGAGGCAGTCCCCTACTTCATCTTGGCAGCATCGATAACAATACTTGTTCACGAAACTTTTCATGCGATAACATTCGGTAGCGAGAAGGTACCCACTAAAAGCTTTGGTGTTTTTCTTATAGCAATCCTCCCCGGTGGATTTGTTGAAGCTGACGAAGAGGCATTCAAGAGCAGTAGGCCGCTATCAAGGATGAGGATATACGCTTCGGGCTCATTCTCGAACTTTCTAGTCTTCCTCTTGGGAGTATTACTCACGTTAGCAACGATTTCTCCAACTCCTTACGGGGTTCTAGTTCTCGATACATTCGAAGATTCTCCAGCTCATAGGGTGTTAAAGAGTTGGGATGTGATACTATCCATTAATGGACATGAGGTTCGTGGCATAAGGGACTTAGAAGAGGTGTTAGGATCGATAAAGCCCGGGGAAAGTGTGGAAGTTGCGGTCTTAAGGGATCGTGAGGTTATGAGGTTTCTCATTACGACAGCTCCTCATCCACGTAATGTATCGAGATCGTATCTCGGGGTCATGATACTTCCTTTTGATTATCATCCTCCAACGATACCTTGGTTATCTGGAGAAGCATACTTGCATTGGATACTCATGCTTGATTGGCTTAAGATAGTATCATTGAGCGTGGCCCTTATAAACATGCTCCCAATCCCCCTACTCGATGGCTCGGGATTTCTGAGATCTCTTTTGGAGAGCTTATTGAAGGACAGGAAGGCTGTCAATGTATTGATGAACTTCTTAGGCGCTTTCTCGCTCTTCTTACTACTTGCCAATATAATACCAAGCATTGAAATTCAATTGGTACCTTAA
- a CDS encoding TIGR00269 family protein, whose protein sequence is MQCIRCGEKAVYHSPYSGHNFCAKCFLKSVDHRVKTTINKYKLFDAKDRILIAISGGKDSQVLATILAKIEKKFPDVALMALLIDEGVPGYRDFGVRRSKELCEELGIPLTVTSFKELFGYSLPEIASIAERKRVMLGACTFCGILRRRAMNIEAKELNATKVATGHNLDDEAQTVLMNLLRGDALRLLRLGPKPVEELPGFVPRVKPLRYVPEKEVTLYAYFKGYPLYEVECPYVRTSMRDEIRFILNEMEKRHPGIKYAIVRAADKLSTMSTSFKVRISTCRYCGEPTSRNICRACELLETLGVMG, encoded by the coding sequence GTGCAGTGCATTAGATGTGGCGAAAAGGCAGTTTATCACTCACCCTACTCAGGGCACAATTTCTGTGCCAAGTGCTTCCTGAAGAGCGTAGACCATCGGGTCAAGACGACCATAAACAAGTACAAGCTTTTTGATGCTAAAGATCGCATACTGATAGCGATATCTGGTGGTAAGGACAGCCAAGTTCTAGCGACAATTTTAGCAAAGATAGAGAAGAAGTTCCCTGATGTGGCCCTAATGGCCTTGTTAATCGATGAAGGTGTCCCGGGCTATAGAGACTTTGGGGTAAGGAGGAGCAAGGAGTTATGTGAGGAGCTTGGCATACCGCTAACAGTGACCTCATTTAAGGAGCTCTTTGGCTACTCCCTACCAGAGATAGCGTCCATAGCCGAGAGGAAGAGAGTAATGCTCGGAGCCTGTACGTTCTGTGGAATACTGAGGAGAAGGGCGATGAACATCGAGGCTAAGGAGCTCAATGCCACTAAGGTGGCTACTGGGCACAATTTAGATGACGAAGCTCAGACGGTCTTAATGAATCTACTGAGAGGCGATGCATTAAGGCTGTTGCGCTTGGGACCAAAGCCCGTAGAGGAGCTTCCAGGCTTTGTACCGAGAGTGAAACCTCTTAGATACGTACCCGAGAAAGAGGTAACGCTTTATGCCTACTTTAAGGGCTATCCATTGTACGAAGTGGAGTGCCCGTACGTAAGGACCTCCATGAGAGATGAAATCCGCTTTATTTTAAATGAAATGGAGAAAAGACATCCAGGTATAAAGTACGCTATAGTAAGAGCCGCGGATAAGTTATCGACTATGAGTACGAGCTTTAAAGTGCGTATAAGCACGTGTAGGTATTGCGGTGAGCCAACGTCTAGAAACATATGTAGAGCCTGTGAATTGCTTGAGACATTAGGTGTCATGGGTTGA
- a CDS encoding 4Fe-4S cluster-binding domain-containing protein encodes MKVTKYLSYYVGELPKGCKLCMKGMKLVYFVTGLCGRSCFYCPLSKDRRGRDVSYADEVLVSKIDDVICEAKAIEARGVGVTGGDPLLRVDRVVETLRVLKRALSKDLHVHLYTTTQPYVNEISLSKLLDIKVNELRFHPNLEVDDGLTPLKQAIDMGFEVGVEVPAIPGYEDRILKAIERARRLGASFVVINELEMTESNAMNLQMRGLRLKVGSVSAVEGSWETAMTLLKMVEDLSLNGHFCPAYIKDSAQFRNRLRRKARNIALPHEVVTKDPLLVKGVIEPPEEMSFEESLAILRSIAPGLYIYVNYHRNRVECNYKELKKLAKQLKNMGFKLSIVGELPTSFREQVMVKPI; translated from the coding sequence TTGAAAGTCACTAAATACCTCTCTTACTACGTAGGAGAATTGCCAAAGGGATGTAAACTGTGCATGAAGGGCATGAAGCTCGTCTACTTCGTGACCGGTTTGTGCGGTAGATCATGCTTTTACTGCCCCTTATCGAAGGATAGGAGGGGGAGGGACGTTAGCTACGCAGATGAAGTGCTGGTAAGTAAGATAGACGACGTCATATGTGAAGCTAAGGCGATAGAGGCTAGGGGGGTAGGTGTAACTGGTGGCGATCCTCTCTTGAGGGTTGATAGAGTCGTTGAGACTTTGAGAGTTTTAAAGAGAGCTCTGAGCAAAGACCTTCATGTTCACTTATACACAACAACCCAACCATATGTCAACGAGATCTCTTTGAGCAAACTACTTGACATCAAAGTCAACGAGCTACGCTTTCACCCAAACCTAGAGGTAGATGATGGGTTAACACCACTTAAACAAGCGATTGATATGGGCTTCGAGGTGGGGGTAGAAGTTCCAGCAATACCAGGATACGAGGACAGGATATTGAAGGCAATCGAGAGGGCTAGAAGATTGGGAGCATCGTTTGTTGTGATAAATGAGCTTGAAATGACGGAGTCGAACGCAATGAATCTTCAGATGAGGGGCCTCAGGCTCAAGGTAGGCTCTGTTTCAGCTGTTGAAGGGAGTTGGGAAACAGCTATGACCTTATTGAAGATGGTTGAAGATTTAAGCCTCAATGGACACTTCTGCCCAGCATACATTAAGGACTCAGCGCAATTTAGGAATAGGCTAAGGAGGAAGGCTAGGAACATAGCTCTACCACATGAAGTTGTGACTAAAGACCCTCTATTAGTCAAGGGGGTTATCGAACCTCCAGAAGAAATGAGCTTTGAGGAGTCCTTGGCAATCCTTAGATCCATTGCACCAGGCTTGTACATCTACGTGAATTACCATAGGAATAGGGTTGAGTGCAACTATAAGGAGCTGAAGAAGTTAGCAAAGCAACTAAAGAACATGGGCTTTAAGCTGAGCATAGTCGGTGAGCTACCAACAAGCTTTAGGGAGCAAGTTATGGTTAAGCCCATTTAA
- a CDS encoding KaiC domain-containing protein translates to MSVTPARFERVSTGIPKIDEMLAGGIPRGFAVAITGEPGTGKTVFCIHFIAEGLKRGEKGIFVTTEESRSSIVIQASQFGFDFERGENEKRLVIIDALMRGEKAPWTLSSLNPEELVQKVIEAKRYLGFGPTRLVIDSMSAFWLDAPAMARRHSYFIKRVLSQWDMTILMTSQYAITTSEAFGFGVEHVADGIIRFRRSIVGGVLRRFIMIEKMRWTPHDKRMYEIDIVDGKGLVVLGPTSIRREDVALPQRVTEKIIRAKERSEREVGISD, encoded by the coding sequence ATGTCTGTAACCCCAGCACGCTTTGAAAGGGTTTCAACGGGAATACCGAAGATAGATGAAATGCTCGCAGGCGGGATACCCAGAGGGTTCGCCGTGGCCATTACTGGCGAGCCAGGCACAGGGAAGACAGTTTTCTGCATTCACTTTATAGCTGAGGGACTAAAGAGGGGAGAAAAAGGTATCTTCGTAACGACCGAGGAGAGTAGAAGCTCGATAGTAATTCAAGCATCTCAGTTCGGCTTTGACTTCGAGAGAGGAGAAAACGAGAAGAGACTGGTCATAATCGATGCTTTGATGCGTGGAGAGAAGGCTCCATGGACCCTGAGCTCCCTCAACCCAGAAGAGCTTGTTCAAAAGGTCATCGAGGCGAAGAGGTATCTTGGCTTTGGTCCCACTAGACTCGTTATAGACTCGATGTCAGCTTTCTGGCTCGACGCCCCAGCCATGGCTAGGAGACACAGTTACTTCATAAAGAGGGTCTTGAGCCAATGGGATATGACAATACTCATGACTAGCCAATATGCTATAACAACGTCGGAGGCCTTCGGGTTTGGAGTAGAGCACGTTGCTGACGGCATTATTAGGTTTAGGAGGAGCATAGTCGGTGGAGTCTTGAGACGTTTTATAATGATAGAGAAGATGAGGTGGACCCCTCACGATAAAAGGATGTATGAGATCGACATAGTTGATGGTAAGGGACTTGTAGTTCTAGGCCCCACATCAATTCGTAGGGAGGACGTAGCACTGCCACAGAGAGTTACAGAGAAGATAATTAGAGCTAAGGAAAGAAGTGAAAGGGAAGTGGGCATTTCTGATTAA
- a CDS encoding M48 family metalloprotease, with translation MLLRIVALMSALTALFAIVGYAIGYLLGDPLQYTIGAVVVAALFNVIAFLYSDRFVLMATGAKLVSPTEAPRLHAIVERVAMNAGIPKPKVAIVRKDVPNAFATGRSPQRALVAVTEGLLNNFSEDEIEAVIGHEIAHIKHRDTLIMTLAATIAGAIGYLAFLGRWALIFGGTRERNSGMSLLLLLSLILAPIAATLVQLAVSRAGEYRADEASAYITRKPLSLARALSKIEAIVRRRPLTDVSPSTAPLWIVNPIRGDVIAELFSTHPPTEKRIARLKRIAERMGIA, from the coding sequence ATGCTTCTTCGCATAGTCGCTTTAATGAGTGCCTTAACTGCCTTATTCGCGATAGTGGGTTATGCCATAGGCTACCTCTTGGGGGACCCACTACAGTACACCATAGGAGCTGTAGTTGTAGCAGCTCTGTTCAACGTAATCGCCTTCCTGTACTCAGATAGATTTGTTTTGATGGCTACGGGAGCTAAGCTCGTTAGCCCAACAGAAGCTCCTAGGCTTCATGCTATAGTTGAGAGAGTTGCAATGAACGCCGGCATCCCCAAGCCAAAGGTCGCTATAGTGAGAAAGGACGTGCCGAACGCTTTTGCAACTGGCAGAAGCCCACAACGAGCATTAGTAGCGGTCACTGAAGGATTGCTGAACAATTTCTCTGAGGATGAGATAGAGGCCGTCATAGGTCACGAGATAGCACACATAAAGCATCGAGACACATTGATAATGACGCTAGCAGCCACAATTGCTGGAGCCATAGGCTACTTAGCCTTCTTAGGTAGATGGGCGCTGATATTCGGAGGTACTCGTGAGCGAAACTCAGGAATGTCACTACTGCTACTGCTTTCCTTGATACTCGCTCCCATAGCAGCTACCTTAGTTCAATTGGCAGTATCGAGAGCGGGTGAGTATAGAGCCGACGAAGCCTCCGCCTACATAACTAGAAAACCGCTTTCTCTTGCAAGGGCTCTCTCGAAGATTGAAGCAATTGTTCGTAGAAGGCCTTTGACCGACGTCTCGCCATCGACCGCTCCTCTCTGGATAGTGAACCCAATACGAGGAGACGTCATCGCAGAACTCTTCTCAACGCATCCACCAACTGAGAAGAGGATAGCAAGGTTAAAGAGGATAGCAGAGAGAATGGGTATTGCGTAA
- a CDS encoding DUF3467 domain-containing protein, with protein sequence MSETPKILVSKASDFKQVYASGASIGHTPFDFHIQFFRDSFEPDEESLTGRRPPKIIREFMVEVVMSPNQAKAFAILLMKHVEEYEKKFGKIPTPQAPSSQPLSGYM encoded by the coding sequence ATGTCTGAAACACCCAAGATATTGGTTTCTAAGGCTAGCGACTTCAAGCAAGTATACGCTTCGGGAGCTTCAATAGGTCATACACCATTCGACTTTCACATCCAGTTCTTCAGGGATAGCTTTGAACCTGATGAAGAAAGTTTAACTGGAAGGAGACCTCCGAAGATCATCAGAGAATTTATGGTAGAGGTGGTTATGTCCCCAAATCAGGCCAAAGCCTTTGCCATACTTTTAATGAAGCACGTTGAAGAGTACGAAAAGAAATTCGGCAAGATACCCACTCCCCAAGCACCGTCCTCCCAACCATTAAGTGGTTATATGTAG
- a CDS encoding NAD(P)H-hydrate dehydratase: MSDTIELRGELEELTAEEMMIVDENAEYLGVSRLLLMENAGRSVAEVIEQRIGVKGKKIIIVAGRGNKGGDGFVAARHIACKGGRPTVILVGRGADIEGREAKYNWEIIRRMDSSIRIIELGEFVNLEVLKKELEGADVIVDALIGTGLRGPLREPLLSIVNIINSIGSFKVSIDVPTGINPSTGEIHGEAIKADVTVTMHKPKRGLRGNEHYVGEVIVANIGIPPEAEVIVGPGDVRFTIRRRHPESKKGDWGKVLVVGGGWQYSGAPALAGLAALRAGCDLVVIVTPSSVSGAIRGYSPNLIVREVDGLKFATKHVDEVIEVAKGFDCVIIGPGMGVDEEVFDAVRLMVDKFRALNKPMVIDADGLKALAGHLDLVKGACAILTPHAGEFKLLFNVDLKGSWVEKAIEVMKVAREHEITLLVKAHPEDVISDGLRVKVNMTGNPAMTVGGTGDVLTGLTASILSKKVPNLRAAAAASFICGAAGSLAAEEKGYHILATDVIEKIPEVMRRFEPWIQGLSTVLERRRT; the protein is encoded by the coding sequence GTGAGCGACACGATAGAGCTTCGAGGTGAGCTTGAAGAGTTAACAGCCGAGGAGATGATGATAGTAGACGAGAACGCTGAGTACCTTGGCGTTTCAAGGCTCTTACTCATGGAGAATGCAGGTAGAAGTGTTGCAGAAGTGATAGAGCAAAGGATAGGGGTTAAGGGTAAGAAGATAATCATAGTCGCTGGTAGAGGTAACAAGGGAGGAGATGGATTCGTAGCCGCTCGCCACATTGCGTGTAAGGGAGGGAGGCCAACAGTAATCTTAGTTGGCAGGGGGGCTGACATCGAAGGAAGGGAAGCTAAGTACAATTGGGAGATAATAAGGAGGATGGATTCATCAATAAGGATAATAGAGCTCGGAGAATTCGTGAACCTTGAGGTGCTCAAGAAGGAGCTCGAAGGGGCCGACGTTATAGTTGACGCTTTGATAGGAACCGGCCTTCGAGGTCCTTTAAGAGAGCCCTTGTTATCCATAGTTAACATAATAAACTCCATTGGATCATTTAAGGTGTCAATAGATGTCCCGACGGGCATTAATCCTTCAACCGGTGAGATTCATGGAGAAGCGATCAAGGCTGACGTGACCGTGACTATGCACAAGCCGAAGAGAGGTCTCAGAGGTAATGAACATTATGTAGGTGAAGTGATAGTTGCTAATATAGGCATACCACCTGAGGCGGAGGTTATAGTGGGGCCAGGCGATGTCAGATTTACGATAAGGCGTAGGCATCCAGAGTCCAAGAAGGGCGATTGGGGTAAGGTTCTCGTAGTTGGTGGAGGGTGGCAGTATTCTGGTGCTCCAGCACTTGCTGGTCTAGCTGCTCTCAGAGCGGGATGCGATTTAGTGGTGATAGTCACTCCATCTTCCGTTTCTGGTGCCATAAGAGGCTACTCGCCAAACCTAATAGTTCGAGAGGTTGATGGATTGAAGTTCGCGACAAAGCACGTAGACGAAGTAATTGAAGTTGCTAAGGGTTTTGACTGTGTAATCATAGGTCCAGGCATGGGGGTTGACGAGGAAGTATTTGATGCTGTCAGGCTAATGGTTGATAAGTTCAGGGCTTTAAATAAGCCGATGGTCATAGATGCTGATGGATTAAAGGCTCTTGCAGGTCACTTAGACTTAGTTAAGGGGGCTTGTGCCATCTTGACCCCGCATGCTGGTGAGTTTAAGCTTCTCTTCAACGTAGACTTAAAAGGGTCTTGGGTTGAAAAAGCCATAGAGGTCATGAAGGTTGCTAGAGAGCACGAAATCACCTTGCTCGTTAAGGCGCATCCTGAAGACGTGATATCTGATGGCTTAAGGGTGAAGGTAAACATGACCGGCAATCCAGCAATGACCGTAGGAGGCACGGGTGATGTTCTAACTGGTTTGACGGCCTCTATCTTAAGTAAGAAGGTGCCCAACCTAAGGGCTGCAGCAGCGGCCTCATTCATATGTGGAGCAGCTGGTTCCCTAGCAGCTGAAGAGAAGGGCTATCACATACTTGCAACCGACGTAATAGAGAAGATACCTGAGGTCATGAGGCGCTTTGAACCTTGGATTCAGGGGCTATCAACGGTCTTAGAGAGAAGGAGAACTTAA